In Engraulis encrasicolus isolate BLACKSEA-1 chromosome 15, IST_EnEncr_1.0, whole genome shotgun sequence, the genomic window gaggaCGGGAGTTCGAATATTGGAAATGAGCCACTGAAGTGGAGCCATGGAGTCCTTATCGCCAGCTGCGTCATTCCCAGGAGtcactccctcccttccctccctcccttctccctccctcttctattattgcaaggggggagggggggaaatccccctttaggcagacctaaggactgttctattcaatgctaggagcattatgacacgctcctttaggcagaccggaacctggtcatgttaggtgcccataggaacctattacattggcatatctctatacttaaagaatctctgatggagTCCTTATCGCCAGCTGCGTCATTCCCAGGagccgctccctccctcccttccttcccttctccccccctcttaTCACCTGTACAGCGCTCGCCTCACCTGTGGCCTACTTCACGACGTCCGCAGACTCCAGATCACGTAACACCTGTTGCATCACTACACACCACCGAGACTGTACTGAGAGATGTATGATGTAATAAGGAGACATGCTCGTCACAGACTTACACTATAATACACGCTACACTATCTAGTATACACTGTAATATCTATGACTGAGACTGCAATACACACTGTAATATGGAGACATGCTCCTTGCAGACTTACACTATAATACACACTGTATCTAGACATATCTAGACATGCTCCtcatcactgacacacactgtagtatacaacaatgtttcccaaccaggggtacgtgtaccactaggggtacttggattttttttaatttgtataTCAAATGAATGGTGCAGTCACATAAGgatggagaaagtgatatagaacatgagtaagggggtactcatggcacaactaagaggtctagggggtacgtgagacaaaaaaggttgggaaacactggtctacaggcATGGTCCTTATTTCCGGCTTACACTGTAGAATACAGAATATGCTATCTGGACATGTACTATGACTATGCTCCTTATTAATCACTCAGACTATAATACACAATATACTTGAACAGTGTCCTTACTACTGACTCACAttgtgtataataataataacaataataataataataataataataataatgataataatacatgtctttgtatagcactgtatcatacaaggcatgcaactcaaagtgtgtTCCTGCAACTCAATGCAACTCAAAGTATGTTCCTTATTGGTGACATGTTCCTTACTGTGGACCCCAGAGAGTGTGTTGAGGTGTCTGATGTAATATTTAGACATGTAGCTCTGTCCTTATAACACACTAAGACTGGTGCAATACACAGACACTCTTACACAATATCTACACGCTCCTTACAGAGTTACACAATATCTACACAATATCTACACGCTCCTTACAGAGTTATACTACAATATCTACACGCTCATTAGAGTTACACTACAATATCTACACGCTCATTAGAGTTACACTACAATATCTACACAATATCTACACGCTCATTAGAGTTACACTACAATATCTACACAATATCTACACGCTCATTAGACTTTTCTGTTCAGCGACATCTACACGTGCTCCTTCTTCCTGGGTCAGACTGTAATATACATTATGTTCCGCATTAAAGCGTTTAAGAATGAAGGACTCAGATTGTAATATTCATTATTCCACCTTCCTTACTAAAGACTCAATACTGTAACAACAACTGATAAttttgaaacaaacacacacacgaaacaagagtgtaaaatgccaaaaaaaactttaaatgatTTAATTATGTTTTTCAGATTAAAACCATCCAAAGGCCATCCTTCAGTTCATACACGCTGTGTTAAAAACAAaacgacaacaaaaacaaaaacatatttcGGTGTAACTTGGCAAGAGCTTCACCCACCGCTGGAAGCACACTGGTAGTGCTGGATCACACCATTTGAAACGTAGGCAGCGTACACACGTCACATAAAAGGTAACGACGCGTAAAAACAATATACATAATACACTGCAAGAAGGTAATAGTAACAACTTGACATTGAGGCCAgcgggatgtttttttttttttacaaagatcTACTACGACGCATGGTCTTAGCTTACAAGTCGTACTACACATGCCTTCTTACAGTGATGTACGATAACGATAACGacaaaacaaaatacatacaTGAGACATATACATACACGAGACGTATTACACATATACGGTTGAAAGTGCTAGCGACAAATATTGCACAGTTTGTCGAGCTGCAAGCAGCTCCGTTGAGCTTACGATGAGGTAACAGGTGATGATGTCATAACAGTTGGTGATGTCATCATAACAGTTGGTGATGTCATTAGATCAAGGTGAGGGGACATTATCATCACAGTGAGATGGACAAACTCAAACACGTCCAAGTGTCACCTGCTTAAAACTTTACACaatttacaaaataaacaaatgtcaAAAGCAGACGCTTCGTATTGCTCTGGACACTGAAATCTTAAGATTGTATCACTAGCCAACTGAGGTTTGATATGACACAGCCATACCAGTTGGATAAGATTTGACCAGTGGGACAGGATTTGTGCacttgcatttgaaaacatgcGATACTCAGCTCTATATGACGTGGGTTAAAACTGAACTGTACCCCCCTTAGATCGCTGgtaaatatcatcatcatcatcattttggtACTTTACCTGCACTTCAAAAATACActttcataaaaataaaaaaaaagtggtAGATATTGCAGGACTTGAGGCTTCCCTCCAACTGGGGCGAGAAGACATACAGTAAggtgtttctcaaagtcaagtgttCTAGGCTTGGTAGAGAAGACATACAGAAAGGTGCTTCTCaaagtcaagtgttctagccttgctagctAGTGCGAGTAGAACACCCATTTCTCaaagtatccaattattaatatatatatacgcTGCGAAAAATGGGCGGTACTCGTACTAgcaagtaggggtgtaaataatatcgaaacgTATCGATATATCGggatatattctgatgattgaatcaaatcgcatcgtatcgtgggacattctgaagtatcgcaaaaaaaaaaaatcgaatcgctggcccctgcccaataacttaagagttggaaaagtaattgggaaaaaaaatcaaatcgaatcTTATCGtattggggcattcttaagtattaaaaaataatcgaatcgtatcgcaccgaataataagatatcgatatggagtcgtatcgtcatggaggctgtgatttacacccctgcaAGCAAGGTTAGAAGACCTCATTTTGAGAAATACCTATTGTGTATactgtgagtgcatcttaatatgcgaccttgcctcctccactcgcttctcgtcatgatgacatcactgacaacagcattatatttcaatatcttgcaaaagctcaattgtaaagtctttttctcttttgcaattgggatggtgaatgaaaaacagtccctcaaaagttgttgtggctaggctgacagctgggaaactttatcgttttctccatggaggaggggcaaggaggcgggacgaggagacaagcgcaagtggaggaggcaaggtcgcatattaagatgcactctgtaTGTGTGATGGAGGTTTGGTGGTAAGGTAAGAGCTACTCACCCCACAATGGGAACCCTCTCTGATCTCATAATGCACGTGACCCTAAAGTATTCCAACACGCCATCTTGGCATAACGCTGTCTTATGTGCAGGCTTTTTAAAGGCCACTGAAACCTTTGGCAAAGTCATATGAATTAGAAGAAAAAACAGAATTCAAAGCACTGCGGTGAACAGAGGAGAGCCAGTCAGCTCCTGCAGTGACATTCAATGTTGTGGcaagataaaacacacacacacacacacacacacacactacatagacagaaacacacacagagagacacacacacacacacacacacacacacacacagaccgaaatataaacacacacttgtCCTCAATGAGAAACATTTCAACCTTAACAGCAATAatttaataaacaaacaaaatggctccaaggttgaggaggaggaggaggagctaccCAGAGGCTCTAGAACTGCTGGGACTCTAGAACTGCGGTTGTCTTGGTGATGTTGACTCTAGAACACTCGTCACCCTGGTGATGGAACAGGTGTTGCCTTGGTGACCTTGGCTGGAGTAGATGAGAGCAGGCGTGTTCCTGAGAGGTCTTTATAAGGCCTAGTTGTTAGGGTTCTTCCCATtgtccaaactcccgtcctcccttgcgcttgtggccttgtgatgacactGCAAGACGTCATTGCCAAAATAAGTTTTAAATGAATACCTCGCAAAAGCGCAACTTAAAGGTCTTTTTTTTCATtcgcaattgggatgttgaaggaggaaaagtccccaaaaagttgttgtggcgaggctgactgcaggtggaggacgggaggtTGCAAAATGGAATAACCCCCTGGCTGCAAGgcctagggtgcattccaatatgtagacTCCGGtcctctgtctgtgcttgtggcctcgcgttctgctgacgccccgcctccaagTAGGAAACAATAACGTTTTCCCTGCtgctgtcagcttagccacaacaacttttgggggactgttattCATTCACCAAccctttgcaaatgagaaaacgacaTTAGAATAAagcctttgcaagatattgaaatataatgctattgtcggtgacgtcatcgcaaggccacaaggaggcaagatagcaaggaaggacaggagtctgcatgttGGAATACACATTAGTGTCCCCTGTAGTCCCCCTCCAGCCCAGCAGAGGGCCACAGTGAGCTGAGTCCCTATGAGCAGTCTGTGTAGGTGGACACCATGTTCCCCCTCCGCTGCGTCACCGTCCGGCAGTGCCGATTGGCCGAGGAGGAGCGCTGGAACCCTCCGTGTCCGTCGGCGCGCGGCATCTCGAAGGAGAACATGCGCTCCATATTCTCAAAGACGTCGTCGAAGACCCCGCCCCCGAAGGCGGAGCCAAAGTGCtgcttgtgctgctgctgctgctgctggtgtctcTGGGGCTCCTCCTGCTGGCGACCGAAGGGACTGCGGAAcccacgctgctgctgctgctgctgctgctgctgatgatgaccgTTGGAGTTAaagtgttgttgttgctgtttgtaGTGTTGTTGGcgatgctgctgccgctgctgctgaccAAACAGGTCGAAGTCTGAGAAGAGGTCGTCAAAGCTGAAGGTGAACCCCTGCTGGaagtgctgctgatgatgatgatgatgatgaccgtgacctcctcctgctcctcctgctcctccgaaCGCGGCCCGCTGGCTACGCAGAAGGTCGTACTCACGCCTCCTCTTTTCGTCAGAGAGAGTCTCGTACGCTGTGGAGAGGAcacgaagaggaggagaggagaggagaggagaggaacaggggaaaggagagagagatgaacagggatgagagggagcgaggagaggagaggagagggggaagaggagaagggagagagatgagaggagaggagaaaagagaggggaggagaggagggagagggagcgaggcgaggggaggagaggagagaggaagaagaaaggaaaggagagagaggagaagaagaagaagagaggaaaggagaagaagaagagaggagagaggtgagatagTGACCATACAAAGGTTGACCTGCTTTTCCACTTTACAAATGCAGAGTTTTGAAATGGCAGCCAACTTGCTAGGAAACTGGTCTTGGCAGTAGGCCAATCTATTTTCAGTTATTTGGTCATCAAATCTCAAGATAATTTTAAGGATTAGCCCTATTGGCCATGAAACTTGATAGCTAACCTAATCTCTGACTCCAGTCCTAATTGTCCTAAATAAAACACAACACCCCAGTCATCTGAGGGGTGTACTGCGAAGCTGGTTCAGGggcaaaccaggttaagttaagagataaatcatctaatagaagagtctgaagtcctcattttcttaacacacaggactccagactcttctattagatgatttacctctcaacttcacctggtttactcctgaaccatcttCTTAGCAGCCTCTAGGCCCTAGACCAGTGgctcccaacctatgggtcgggacccaacctatggctcgccaaagatccacagagggtcacgaagtcttcttgattttaaggggtttaattttaaataccttaaaagggacactgtgcaggaaatggtcaaaaaaggtaggctaatgcaactatactgctcattgaaactgggctgcctattgccaaatttgatcattgcatgaaagtttactaagtaataaacaaatattttctagtatggtccaagtacagtcctttttgcagctaaaaattgctatttttggaaattcaaaatggaggaccatggagaagatcccccttttcatgtatgaaaagtgcaatttttccagtcataatgaatacttacaatttgatgctggtggtaagtattcatgaaaaaggttcttgaaagaaacaactaaaaatctcacatagtgtccctttaaatagccgatgttaaataaatgataaagcatttatttaaatatgcatagaagcaactgtaaatgtaaacatttattctatatttcaccaaagacaaataaaggaataaaataactaaaatgcaggaaacagagggtaggcctaggctatcatgtgactccctctcgtgcaggcgctcgcccggttgggtcaccaaagcttacaatggtaaaaacatgggtccctgaagacgATCAGATATTGTAAACTCACCTTCCGCTATGTCTCGGAACTTGTCCTCTGCGTCTGGACTCTTGTTCCGGTCCGGGTGGTACTTCATGGCCAGCTTGTGGAAGGCCTTCTTGATCTGGCGCTCCGTGGCGTCTTTAGGGACCCCCAGGACCTCGTAATAGTCCTCCTCCGCAGCCAAGATCAACTCCGCGATCATCAGGACACACACCGCGAGTGTCAACACTGACTGGGCCGTTGCCATGGCTTTGGTCAAAATAAACCTGTCAAAGAAGAAGGCGGAAGTTGAAATTACAGTTTGGTAACAACAACTGTCAGCTGTTGGTGTGTAGCCTACCAAATGGGGAAGAAACGCCTGCTGCTGCAGTTCAATGGCCAACTTTTGCGAGACATTTGTGTTCAAGACTGGCAGCATTTTGGTCAATAAACATATCTGGAGTCTGTTAGGTTTTAGAGCGATACATTTGTGAAAATAAAGTTACAGACTCAAAGGCCTGACACACAGGACAGAGCTGAAATATCAACCTCGACTTTAAGAGAAGATAACAAGCCAACATTTGCTAAGTGAAACAAGCCAGTACATCGTTACATTAATATATCTTAACCTCAGCTATTGTTTTTGTTCTACTAATGAATAACTGGATATAACGGTGGTAAGAAACTTACCAATCCTTCAGAGTTGTCACCCGCTGCCAGCAAGAACGGAGTGCCACAACCAGCTGATCGGCTCCTGTTACTCTTTCCAGACTTAACCCCACGAAGCGCAACCCCATTGGCTAACCGCTGCTAGACATGACTAAACGCATTCCCATTGGTCCAGGTTGCAAACACATGGAGGGCATTTCCTACGTCACATCCTGCACCTGCTGTCACCGACCCGGAACTTCAGTTTCGTTTTTTGGGGGGAGAGCGAGCACAATGTTTGTTTTTAGCTGAAATGGTTTAGCTAATTATGCCAACATGCCCCGGTATTGTGCAGTGAAGCTCTGCAAAAACCGAGGAGGCGTCTTGTCGAAGGACAACAAAAGGATCAGCTTTTATCCGTGAGTTGCCATTTTCCATTCTGCATATTACTACGAAACCGGTTTCAAACTAAGGCAGTCTGCAATCTGCAAGTGCCTTGATTGATGCACAAACATGACGTTTTTGTTGACGTTTTGTCCCTCGTGTTTGTTACCGTTGCATGATTACACAAGGTATGTAACAGTCAATCACGTTGCGATGAATATTAGTTTTAGGCATGGAATGAGAGGCAGGCTAAAGAATGGGCTTGAGAAGTGACGGTATTTGGCAAGACAAACTGATCAGTGGTAGTTTAGTTCTAATCGGCTCATGCATGCCTTTTGTTACCACtgtaaacacacagacgcacaatatCAATGTTCACGCAATAcgccatgtacagtatatggctcATAGATTATGAGATGGACTACTTATGAGTGTCTGTCCTGAGAGATGTCTTCAGGATCTCCTACTGGTTGTGTGCCTAGGGTCAAATCTAGACAGGCTGaagtggcatttagtcattatgctgcaaaatgcttgAACCAGCTTCCTGCCCCAACAgtatttgttttaaaaagaaattaaaaacagctctAGTCTCATCTGCAGTTAGTTATCTGCTGTCTATAACACAGcatatattttttcttctcttatctctTTCTACAAAGTGCAATATAAGTcaagtgattgattgattgaatgattgattgattgattgattgattgattgattgattgattgattgattgattaattgattatgATGGTGTCCGTTAGGTTTCCCTTGCGTGACCAGGCGAGGCTGCAGCAATGGGTGGACAACATGAGGAGGGCGGCCTGGATGCCCAGCAGGCACCAGTATCTCTGTAGCGAACACTTCACCGAAGACTCCTTCGACCTCAGATGGGGGATTCGCTATCTCAAACACACGGCCGTCCCTACTATATTCCCATACATCTGTGAGGTaagtgctgctgtctgtgctgccaaGTGGCTATTTTATACCTGTAGACTGTCATATAAATCTCAATAGATTAGCTGTCATGTTGGCTGTCATATCTGTGCTGCTGTCGTGTTCAGCCctctcagcctgatctccaaaaattccgtgctcctggacacggatgttaaggacacgaaatccgtgtccaggagcacggattttgccaaaattccgtgctcctggacacggaattgttttccgtgctcctggacacagaattgttttccgtgatgggcacacggaagtgctttctataggctattaccacagcactgtgtaactctgtcattagaaaatacataccaaatgcaaatcctaaacaaaataatgctatagcaatttaagttgtgccctgaccaaaacattccctaaccttaacctgtcattaaagacatatttttgagaaataccttttccagttggttgctaggctatcaaatgcatataatgaatgaaagaaaactagctgtgcccagaccaaaacaatccctaaccctaacctgtcagtaggaaatgttttttttgagaaaaaatatttgaaattaaaaaaatcctgagaaaacacaagactgtggaaacatagagctgtgggagtagcctatagagagagcacttctctgtgtccatcacggaaaacaattccgtgtccaggagcacggaaaacaattccgtgtccaggagcacggaattttggcaaaatccgtgctcctggacacggattttgtgcccttaacatccgtgtccaggagcacggaatttttggagatcatgttggctcTCTATGCTGCAATGTGGATCTTTTAAATCTCTCACTCTCATACAGTATGAACCTGTATGTTGTCATGTGTCATCTGTTGCTGTCTAGTATTTGCTGGAATGAAATGTTTTACAGCTATCTGTCATCTGTCACCTGTCATGTTAGCATCTTAAAGGAGATAGTTTAACCTAAGCTGTATTtgcttttttggtgtgtgtgtgtgtgtgtgcgtgcatgtctgcgtgtgtgtgtgcatgtgtgtgtgtgtgtttgtctctgtgtgtgtgcatgtgtgtgtgtgtgcttgtctctgtgtgtgtgttacaggatgAAGGTGGTCAGCTGCGGGCCAAGAGGAGtcctaaggagaggagagggagagcagcggACAGCTCTGACATCCAGGAGGCGCtcacctcctcatcacctcctcctgttttcacctcctcatctcctcctcctcccaagaggagtctcctcctcctcaagcaCAGCGACCTCAACAATAACaacaggaggagcagcagcagtgagGTGTGCAGAGGGGACATTAGTGACGTGTGCAGAGGGGACATTAGTGAGGTGAGCAGCAGTGGTGACTAAGGCTGTAACggtacacccaacccacgattcggtttgtatcacgatatatgacccacggttcgatacgccccacgattatttatttttttctaaaggaaaaaaaaatgagaggaaaataaaatatatttatatatgctttctttttgcattacctgcctacattaattttttaggtgtactaaatgatgttgcagatataccactgcaacctgttctccaggtgttgacatcagaacacaacacagagaaataagggatattagttcaccaaggaaaaataggcttattatgaataggcttagatcatatcatgctgagatgctgaccgtgtgtgagagagacagagacggagagagaagggtcagggttccagtaggtagcctataacaactgtctcacattatcaaacattatccaattaatatccaaacattaactgaaaacaacactggtcttATTTCGTCAGGAAACCTGTTGCTTACTGAAATGCAACACTTAAGTTTGATgcttaatatttttgtaacttttttgatcgtgcagcagcgcacgcacgcttatacaaacaaaactcgaaatgaacctcagttatgttctcactatgcaacacgcacattgtcctttgtttggttttgtgatttgatattatgtcaagagcgggaatggatgcagaagctgaaatggagcatgttttcactaggcaggcggtcaatgtggggaagaaataatgctgcttaatatccacatcgacctcaacgttcgcccgacttcagacacttcccttattagagcgtagcgtggtttatgaatttgggcaggcggagcatctcgctctctcgctctctttctctctctccgctcaacgtctatctccactcaacatgcattggcgcatgcatgaatcaaaaaatcttcacacgtttgataaagcctccttggtctgttgttcatttctgtgctttaccttccgacgtttgcccaagtttttcgtctcgcggagtttgctcaggcaattgataacaacaaatgcacgtgctggttggacggaacattttataagagaggggtgaatggaagtgttactcacACATGTGagccccttttctacttgtcttttttaagcgcatatgcaaacatttgcctatcctgctgttttctagactgaggtgtaacaactttgaaagggcgaattgcaattctgcgaggaaggttcgcgataggggtacgtgggtctgcgtaccacgatccctcggttcgattcaatatcgttacagcctccACGAGTATAGACCAGGCGCgaggcgattcaagcgacagagtgcagcagcaagcgatacgagcgattgaggagactagagtatgtccgtacaggcagaaggcaaagcattcaagcattcccattggctgtggtcactgacctctatacagtcattggctgtcgcggcttgtcgccgaaccgcgtcatagaaagttgaaaagatttcaacttcaaactgtcacgctcgtcgcgcaaatcgctctagtctccagaatcgcttttgtcgcgcaactcaatacaaactcaattacttccgtcactcgcctctctcagatcgccgctggtgtatttctgcggttagtggTGACGTGTGcactgtaagttgtgtgaagctttgaattgcagttttgtgttcaaacaacacaaacaaacaactctACACagcttacaataaagatttacaGCAataaacttggaattctgaggcatctggtgaacttgtgatttcaagttgaACCATGCTgatgccattgcagtgtatagcagAATAAATAAACTATTCAAGTTACCATGACTTATTTATCACTGATATGATTTTTGCAGTGTATAGCAGAATATATTAACTATTCAAGTTaccatgacttatcactgatatgatttttgcagtgtatagcagaataaattaactatttaagttatcatgacttatcactgatatgattttttttacaatcactgatatcattttttgcAGTGTGTCGGCGGTGACAACCGGGTCTTCTCCATCCTCCTAGTGGGTCACCTTGAACCTACCCCAGAGCATCATGGGAAGATGCAGATGCAGACGGAGCCCCGCCCCTTGCAGCAGCACGCAGCTCCCTTATTGGTGGATGCGTCCTGCATCGAGCCCTGTGATAGGCTGCCGCTGGGTTCGAGGGGCGGGCCAGAGGAGACCGCCGTGGCCGCGCTGCCTTGTGAGACGCAACCGCTACAAACTTCTGAACTGGCGCCCATGcggcctttacacacacacacacacacacacacctctgaactGCCCGTCACGGAAGGCTCTTTACACTCTGCATCGCTCG contains:
- the dnajb9b gene encoding dnaJ homolog subfamily B member 9 — its product is MGLRFVGLSLERVTGADQLVVALRSCWQRVTTLKDWFILTKAMATAQSVLTLAVCVLMIAELILAAEEDYYEVLGVPKDATERQIKKAFHKLAMKYHPDRNKSPDAEDKFRDIAEAYETLSDEKRRREYDLLRSQRAAFGGAGGAGGGHGHHHHHHQQHFQQGFTFSFDDLFSDFDLFGQQQRQQHRQQHYKQQQQHFNSNGHHQQQQQQQQQRGFRSPFGRQQEEPQRHQQQQQQHKQHFGSAFGGGVFDDVFENMERMFSFEMPRADGHGGFQRSSSANRHCRTVTQRRGNMVSTYTDCS